CCGGTGGCGATCCGGTACACCGACCGGGAGGGCCGGCGCGGCGACCGCACCCTGCATCCGCAGGGCGTCGTGGCGCACGCGGGCCGCTGGTACGTCACCGGCCGGGACCCCGGGATCGGGGAGGACCGGACCTTCCGGCTGGACCGTGTCGCCGACGCGCGCCTGCTGCCCGGGTCGTTCGAGGCGATCGAGGGCCCCGATCCGGCGCGGCGGGTGCTGTCGGGGTTCGCCACGGCCCCCTACCGCCATGAGGTGACGCTGCGGATCCGCGGCACGGCCGAGCAGATCCGCACGCGCCTCCCGGCGAGCGTCGCGAGCGTGACGGCTCTTCCGGGCACCGGGCCGCCCTCCCCCGCCCCGGAACCCGCCGACGCCCGCGAACCCGATCGGTCCGACACGTCAGAGGCGTCCGAGGCGTCCGACGGTCCGCCCTGGCTGCGGGTGGAGGTACGGGCCGAGCGGCTCGACTGGCTGCCGCCGGTGCTCGCCGCGCTCGATCTGCCGTTCGTCGTCGAGCGTCCCGACGAGCTGCGCGAGCTGGTCGTCGCGCTCGCGGACCGGTTCGCGCGCCGCGCCCGCCGGTCCTGAAGGGCCGGGCGAACGGCGCCCCTACGCGGGTCCGGTCCCGTCGCCGTCGGGCCGGGACCCGGTCAGG
The window above is part of the Streptomyces sp. NBC_01428 genome. Proteins encoded here:
- a CDS encoding helix-turn-helix transcriptional regulator; translated protein: MSRPTGRVLTLLELLQSGGTRTIADLAERLGVDGRTVRRYVDHLIDLDVPVEAVRGRYGGYRLGPGHRLPPLMLGEDEAVAVLLGLVAGRRTGLTTATATAGETAAAKIRRVLPRPLAARVDAVLEALAFTEPAGESAAPDAGILLTLADAVRHRRPVAIRYTDREGRRGDRTLHPQGVVAHAGRWYVTGRDPGIGEDRTFRLDRVADARLLPGSFEAIEGPDPARRVLSGFATAPYRHEVTLRIRGTAEQIRTRLPASVASVTALPGTGPPSPAPEPADAREPDRSDTSEASEASDGPPWLRVEVRAERLDWLPPVLAALDLPFVVERPDELRELVVALADRFARRARRS